From the Micromonospora echinofusca genome, the window GAACTGGAAGGTGGTCAGGAAGACCAGGTACTCCGGCAGCATCGTGGCGTCGCCCGGCCCGCCCTGGGTCAACGCGTAGATCAGCGGGAAGAGCCAGATCAGGACGCCGGAGGCGCACAGCACGCTCCAGTACGCCACGGTGGGCCGCAGCATCGGCACCACCACGGAGAGCAGCCGACGCCAGAACCCGGCGCCGTCGAGGTAGGCCGCCTCGAGCGTCTCCTCGGGGATCGTGGCCAGGCCCGCCAGGTAGGTCATCACGCCCAGGCCGAAGAAGCTCCACAGGGCGACCGCGACCAGCGAGAACAACGCGCTGTAACGGCCGTTGAGCCACTGGATCGCCAGCGGTTCGAGGCCGACCGTCCGCAGCAGGGCGTTGAGCGGACCGTCCGGGGCGAGGATCTGCCGGAACATGATGCCGACGACGATCGGGGCGATGGTGTACGGGACGAAGTAGACGGCCCGGAAGAACTTCCAGCCCGGCGACCGCTGGTGGATCAGCAGCGCCAGCACCAGCGGCAGCACGATCCACACCGGCAGGGTGGCCACCACCAGCAGAGCGTTGCGGAAGCTGGTGAGCACCATCGGGTCGTCGAGCATGCGGGTGTAGTTGTCGGCCCCGGCGAACGAGCTGCCACCGAACCCGCTGGACGACTCGGTGCTGGTGATCACACCCCGGATCAGGGGCACCACCTTGAACATCACGGCCAGGACCAGCGCGGGCAGCACCAGCACGGCGCCCAGCCACCACTCGCGGGCCCGGCCGGGGCGCGGGGGCCGCCGGGCGGATCGGGTCGGCTTGTCGGCGGCCACCGGCTCCGGCACCGGCGCGGTGGAGATCGTCATCTGGCTTCCTTCTCCGGGTGGCGGGGCGGGGCGTGTCCCGCCCCGCCCCGTACGGCTAGTTGCCCTGCTTCTTGGTGGGGCTGCGCTCCAGCGCCTGCTGCATCTGCTCGGCCCACTTGTCGACGGTCAGCTGACCGAGGCTCACCTGCTGCCAACCGCGCGCCAGCGCGTCGGCCTCGGGCCCGGAGAGCATCACCCCGGCGTGCAGGGTCGGCTCGGCGACCAGCTCCTGGATCTTCTGGAAGGCCGGAGAGGAGGGCAGCAGCGCCTTGTCGACGTTCTTGTTCAGCGGCTGACCCTTGGCGTGCTTCACCCACAGCTCGCCGTTCTCCTTGCCGGCGAGCCAGGTGATGAACTCCAGCCCGGCCTGCTTCTTCTCGCTCCACTTCGTCACGCCGTAGACGGCGCCCTCGATGCCGGAGAACTTCTGCGCCAGCGGGGCGCCCGGGTCGGCGGCCGGCCAGCGGGTCACGCCGAGCTTGTCGTCGCCGAGGGCCTTACCGAACGCCTCCCAGTTCACCGCGTCGGAGATGATCGTCCCGGCGAATGCGGCGTCGCCGCGCTGGAAGATGTCCGCACCGTCGGGGAGCATCGTGATCGACGGGGCGTTGCTGTTCGCCCAGCCCTTGGTGGTGATCTCGGCGAGCTTGCCCAGCACCGCGACCAGCTTCGGGTCCTTCCACGACAGGGTGCCGGCCAGCAGGCCGCGGATGTCGTCCTCGCTCAGGTAGCTGCGGGCGATCTCGGGGAAGTCCCAGTAGGCGGGGAAGGTCCCCGACAGTCCGAGGGCCAGGCAGGTCTTGCCGGCCTTCTTCACCGCGTCGCAGGCGGCGCTGAACTCGGTCCAGGTCGCCGGCGGCTTCTCCGGGTCGAGCCCCGCTGCGGTCAGGATGCTCTTGTTGTAGTAGAGGACGTTGCCCTGGTACGAGAAGGGCACGCCGTAACAGGGCTTGGCCGTGTCGAAGCCCTCGCAGGCGCCGCTGTAGGTGACGAGGTCCTTGTTGATCTCGGCCGCCTTGTCGCCCAGCGGCTCGTACGCGCCGCGCCGGTCGAACAGCTCCAGGCCGGCGTTGTTGGCCATCACGTCCGGGCCCGACTGGGAGGTGATGTAGGGGCCCTGCACCTCGGGGTACTTGTCGAAGGGCACCGACTGCATGTCCAGCTTGATGTCCGGGTGGGTGGCCTCGAAGCTGGTCTTGACCTGCTTCCAGTACTCGGTGCCGCCCGGCTCCCAGGTCAGCACCTTGAGGGTGACCGGTCCGGATGAGGCGTCGTCACCTCCGCAACCGGTCAGCAACGCGGCGGCGGCCATGCCGGCGGCGACGATGCCGGCGGCCAATCTACGTCGAGTCATCGGCAGAAGCTCCTGTCAGCGAGGGGGATGGGGGAACTCGGCGGGGGGCGCCGTCGGCGGCGGCGCTGTCGACGACGGCGGCGGCGATCTGCACCACGTGCAGCCCGTCGGCGAGGGGGACGACCGGCGTGGGCTCGCTGCCGTCCAGCCGGCGCAGGAAGTGCCGGATCTCGGCGGCGAGCGCGCCACCGCCGTCGGCCGGGGAGAGCAGCCAGTCCGGCGCTTCGGTCCGCTCGGCCTGCACGAGCAGGGCGGGGTGGGCGAGGTCGACATGACCGATGCCGTCGGTGCCGTACACCTCGACCAGGTCGGCGGTGTGGTTGGGCGTGTCTTCGGGCAGGAGGTAGCTGTTGCGGACCGACGACACGACGCCATTGGCGTGTCGAAGCTCCGCCCACACCAGCACCGGCGTCGCCGATCCCGGGCGGGTCCGGGCCGCCGCGCGCACCTGCACCACCGGTGACTGCGCGTACCAGAGCGCCAGGTCGATGTCGTGCACGGCGGTCAGCAGGGCGGGATGCTCCCCGGGGAAGAGCCGGGTCAGGGTGCGGGGGCGGTCCCGGCGGGAGGAGACCGCCAGCACCTGACCCAGCCGGCCGGCGCGCACGGCGTCGTGCAGCGCCCGGTGGGCCGGGCTGTAGCGCAGGATGTGCCCCGGCTGGCAGAGCACCCCGTACGCCTCGGCGGCGGCGACGATGGCGGCGGCGTCCGCGACGGTCGCGGCCAGCGGCTTCTCGACCAGGACGGGCACCCCGGCGGTGATCAGGTCGACGGCGACGGCGCGGTGGGCGGAGCCGGGCACGCACACGGAGGCGGCGTCCGGCGCGCCCGCGTCGAGCAGCTCGGCGACGGTGGCGAAGGTGCGCGGGACGTCGTGACGGGCGGCGACCCGGTGCCGGGTGGCCGCGTCGGGATCGACCAGCGCGTCGACCCGGATCCCCAGCGCCTGGTAGGCGGCGACGTGCCGCACGCCGAACGCGCCGCCGCCGATCACCGCCACCTGCGGCCCGTGGCTCATGCGTCCACCGCCCCGGCCGGCGCCGGCACGGCGTCGGCGACGTCGGCGCACAGTCGGCCGTCGAGGACCGCCCGCGTGAGCCGCTCCAGTGCGGCCACCCCCGTCACCAGGCACCGCTCGTCGACGTCGAACGCGCCGGAGTGCAGCGGAGCGCCGCCGCGCTCGCCGGTGACGCCCAGCTTGACGTAGAGGCTCGGGCCGAGCGCGCCGAGCAACGCGAAGTCGTCGGTGGTCAACGGCGGTACGGGCAGGTCGACGACGTCGACGATGCCGGGCAGTTCGGCGTGCGCCAAGGCGACCAGTTCGGCGGCGTTGCGCACCGGGGGCATCTCGTTGGCCCAGGTGAAGCGCACCCCAAGGTCGAGCGCGGCGGCCTGCTGGCGGGTGACGCGTTCGATCACCGCCTTGAGTCGCTCCCGCACGGCCGGGTCGTGGGTGCGCAGGGTCCCGGTCGCCTCGGCGCTGTCGGCGACCTGGCTCTGGCTCGCCCCGCCGGAGATGGTGCCGATGTTGAAGGCGACCAACTCCTCGGGGTTGCGGGCCCGGGCGACGGCGGCGTGCAGGGTGGTGACCATGGCGGTGAGGCCGAGGATGGCGTCGCGCCCCAGCGCCGGGGTCGCGGCGTGCGCGGCCAGCCCGAGCACTTCGACGCGGAACGCGTCCTTCGCGGCCATCGCGGTGCTCCGGTCGACGCCGAGCGAGCCCGCCGGCAGGTCGGGCCAGCAGTGCAGGCCGAGCACGGCGGCGTACCGGCGGTCGCGGAACGCCTCGTGGGCGAGCACCGCGGCCGCGCCGGAGTCCGCGCCGAACGGGATCTCCTCGGCGGGCTGGAACAGCAGGGTCACCGAGCCGCGGGCCGGCGGGTCGGCCGCGAGCCGGGCGGCGACTCCGTACGCGACGGTCATGTGTACGTCGTGCCCGCAGGCGTGGCAGACGCCGGGGTTGCGGGAGGCGTACGGCTGCTGCTTGGCATCCTGGACGGGATAGGCGTCCATATCGGCCCGAAGGAGAACACTGGGTCCGGATGCGGCTCCATCGATCTCCAGGGCCAGGCCCGTCCCGGCGATTCCGGTCCGGATCCGGCCCAGCGGCCGCAGCAGCCCTTCGAGAGTAGCGGCCGTTTGCCTCTCGGTGAACCGCAGCTCAGGGTGTTGATGTAGCTGGCGCCGCAGCCGAACCAGTCCATCAACGTTGTCGCCTTCCAGCGTCACGCGGTTCACCCCTTGCTCGCGCCCCAGAATCCGGACCTAATTGAGACAAGAACCTAAGTCAGGGGTGCCGCCGCGTCAATGGCCTGCGGAAATTTGGGTTAGGGTCCGACCATGCGACGCGCCGACGCCCACCTGCACCTGTTCGCCGACGGCTACCCCGGCCGCTACGGCCACTCCCCCGCCGGCGGGGACGAACTGGCCGTCTACCAGGCACTACGCCGCGAGCACAGCATCGAACGAGCACTGGTGGTCGGCTACGAGGGCGAGCCTCGCTTCGCCGGCAACAACGCCCATGTCGCCCGCCTGGCCGCCGCGCACGACTGGATCGCCGCGGTCGCCTACGTCCCACCAGGCGGACCGGCGCAGGCGGGCGAGATTGCGCGACGACTGTCCCGCGACTTCGTCGGCGTCGCCGCGTACCTGCCGGACGAGTCGGCGGCCGAGGCGTTCACCGTCTGGGTGACGCGCGAAGCGCCGGCACTGAACCACGCCGGGGCGGTGGTCAGCCTCAACGCCACGCCCACGGCGACCGCGGGGCTCGGCCCGGCCCTGGCCGGCCTGGACGGCTGCACGGTGCTGTTCAGCCACCTCGGCCTGCCCGGGGAACGGGCCGGGGTGCCAACCCGCGAGACGGTGGAGGCCGTCCTCACCCCCCTGGCGCGGCTGGCCCGGCTACCCCACGTCGGGGTCAAGGTCTCCGGCCTGTACGCGGTCAGCCGCCCCGCGCACGCCTACCCGCACCACGCGGCCCGGCCCTTCGTCGACCTGTTGCTCGACCGCTTCGGCCCACGCCGGCTGTACTGGGGCTCCGACTTCTCCCCCAGCCTCGACCACGTCTCCTTCGCCCAGGCGGCGGACCCGATCGGCCTGGACGGGCTTTCGCTCGGGGACCGCGACGCCGTCCTCGGCGGCAACCTCCTGCGCGCCCTCGGCCGCCAGGCCGCCGCGACGGGGCGGCAGCCGTCGGCGTCCACGCCACAGGAGGGCCGGCTACCCTCGCCGTCGTGACCCACGAGAACGAGATCACCGAGCCGGTCGACCTGTGTCTCGCGGGTGGGCGGCTCAATCCCGCCGCCGTGGGCTGGAGCCGCCGCCCGCTGCACCGGGCGAACCTGCGCGGCTGGGGCCGCAACAAGCGCTGGGAGTACTGGGGAGTCGTCACGCCGACCCACGTCGTCGGTCTGGTCGCCTCGTCGCTGGACTACGCGGGGGTGCACAGCCTCTACGTGCTCGACCGCACGACGAAGGTCGAGATCGACAGGGGCGCGGTGGTCCCCCTCGCCCGGGGTACGACCTTCCCGCCGGTCAGCGGGGCGGGCGCCGTACGGGCCCGCGGCGGTGGGCTCTCGATCGACATCGACCAGGAGGCGGCCGGCACCACGATCCGCGCCAGCGCCCCCGGCCTGGAGGTCGACCTCGTGGTGCCGCTGCCGGCGGGGCACGAGTCGCTCGGCGTGGTGGTGCCCTGGAGCACCCGCCGGTTCCAATACACCGTCAAGGACCTCGGCCGACCGGTACGCGGCACGCTGCGGATCGACCAGGTGCGGCATGCGGTCGCCGAGGCGGACTCCTTCGCCGTCCTCGACCACGGCCGCGGCAGGTGGCCGTACGCCGTCCGCTGGAACTGGGCCGCCGGCAGCGGCCCGGGCCGGGCGATCCAGCTCGGCGGCAGGTGGACCGACGGCACCGGCTCGACCGAGAACGGCGTCTTCGTCGACGGCCGGCTGCACAAGATCGGCGACGAGCTGCGCTGGGCGTACGACCGCGCCGACTGGCTGCGGCCGTGGCGGATCGACGGCGAACGGGTGGCGGTGCGGTTCCACCCGTTCCACGAGAAGGTCTCCCGGACGAACTTCGGTGTGCTCGCCAACGAGACGCACCAGTGCTTCGGGCACTTCACGGGCTGGGCGGCGGCCGACGACGGCGAGCGGATCGACCTGGACGGCCTGGTCGGCTGGGCCGAGGAGGCACGCAACCGCTGGTAGCGGCACACGGCGACGCCGAGGCGTCGGCCCTGGCCGCGGGTGCCGGGGCGACGACGCCGCCGGTCGCCGGGGCGGCGCCGGACGGCCTAGGGTGGGCGCATGGCAAGCCCCGGCCCCTCCGCCGACGCCTCGGCGACCCGCAACCCGCTGACCCTGCTCACGGTGGACGAACTCCGGCAGCGCACCAGCGTGAAGTGGCGCATGTACCCGCCGGACGTGCTCCCGCTGTGGGTCGCGGAGATGGACGTGCCCCTCGCGCCCCCGGTGGCCGACGCCCTGCGCCGCGCGGTCGACCTCGGCGACACCGGTTACGCGTACGGCACGGCGTACGCCGAGGCGCTCGGCGACTTCGCCGCCCGGCGCTGGGGATGGCACGACTTCCGCGTCGAACGCACCACGCTCGTGCCCGACGTGATGATGGGCGTCGTCGAGGTGCTGCGGCTCGTCACCGATCCCGGCGACGCGGTCGTGCTCTGCTCCCCCGTCTACCCGCCCTTCTACGCCTTCGTCGCCCACGCCGACCGGCAAGTGATCGAGGCCCCACTCGGGCCCGACCGGCGCATGGACCCCGCCGCCCTCGACGAGGCCTTCCGCCGCGCGCGCTCCCACGGTCGCCGGCCGGCGTTCCTGCTGTGCAACCCGCACAACCCGACCGGCGTCGTGCACCGGCGCGACGAGCTGGAGACCGTCGCCGAACTGGCCGACCGGCACGGCGTACGGGTGATCTCCGACGAGATCCACGCTCCCCTGGTGCTGCCGGGGACGCACTTCACCCCCTACCTGACGGTGGCCGGTGCCGAGAACGCGTTCGCGCTGACCTCCGCCTCGAAGGCGTGGAACCTCGCCGGGCTCAAGGCCGCGCTCGCCGTCGCCGGGCCACGGGCCGTCGCCGACCTGCGCCGCATGCCGGAGGAGGTCAGCCACGGGCCGAGCCACCTCGGGGTCGTCGCGCACACCGCCGCGTTCCGCGCCGGCGGACCGTGGCTCGACCTCCTGCTCGACGGTCTCGACGGCAACCGCACGCTGCTCGCGACGCTGCTGGCGAAGCACCTTCCGTCCGTCGCGCACCGCCGCCCCGAGGGCACCTACCTCGCCTGGCTGGACTGCACCGCGCTGGGCATCGCCACGGAGCAGCCGGACGAGCCCGGCGTGGTCAGCGACGTCGCCGGGCCGGCGAGGATGTTCCTCGACCGGGCACGGGTCGCCCTCAGCTCCGGGCACGTCTTCGGCACCGGCGGGGCGGGCTTCGTACGACTGAACTTCGCCACCTCGCCGGCCGTCCTCACCGAGGCCGTCACCCGCATGGGTCAGGCCGTCGAGGCGCACCGGTCGGCCCCCCTGCCCCGCTCCCCCGGGTAGCTGCCGGTCGCGCGTCGACTCCCGGCCAGGATCGTGCTTGTCGCCGCCCGAGGGCGACCTCGGCGCCGGACGGGTCGCCGCGCGTTCGGGCGCCGTCGGGCCCGCCGGACCGGTCGTCCCGCGCCGGCTGGTCGACCAGCCGCTGGTAGCGCCGCACCGCGAGCAGGACCGTCAGCTGACCCAGCGCGCTGACGGCGACGAACTGGTCGAGGTAGAACACCAGCAGGTTCACCACGCTCAGGGAGGTGAGCAGGCCGGCCTGGGCGATCTCGACGGCCCGGCGCGCACTCCGCGCAGCAGCAGCCCGGCGGCCACGACGAGCGCGGCACCCACGCAGACGTCCAGCAGCCCGAGTGCCACGACCAGCCCGACGCGCAGCCGAACCGGGGTCAGCGAACGCGCCAGCCACGCCCGTACGGCCACCGCCACCCGGAAGATCCACCCCGACCGGTGCTCGTACGGCGGCAGCGTCCCAGGCCGGCTCAGCTCCAGCAGCGCGACGGCCAGCGGCCGCAGGTGGTCGCCGACCGGACCCGTGGCGGCCATGTCGAGGCGTCGCCGCAGCTGCGCCCGGTCGCGTTCGCCGAGTCTGCCGTCGACCGCCTCGCCGATGCCGGTGCGACGGGAAGCTCATGGGACAGCAGACACCGGGCGACCACGTACCGGCGGCGCCTCCGCCGAACGCGGGCTCCGGACGGCCGACTGCGGGTGCCTGCGCCGCGTGCGGGCTCCAGGCGGCCGTTGTAACAGTTCTTATATATTTCCGGTACAGTGCCGGGGTGGCAGACGGTGAAGGACAGCCCGACAACCCCGATCTCCTCGACAGTCGCTGGCGCCCGCTGTGGCAGATGCTGCACGCGATGGATCAGGACATCGCGCAGCTGTACGACCAGGCCGGCATCACCGGGCTGCGCAACCGTTTCGTGGGCCCCCTGATCCAGTTGGGCCGGCACGGGCCGATGACGATCCAGGAGTTGGCGACCGCCGTCGAGGTGACCCACTCGGCGATGAGCCAGACCGCCGCCGCGATGCGCGCCGCCGGTTTCGCGGACAGCGCGGAGGGCAGCGACGGCCGGACCCGGCGCATCCGGCTCAGTGCACGAGGACGCGAACTCCTGCCACTTCTCCAGGCGGAGTGGCGGGCGACCGAAGCGACGGTGCGGGATCTGGAGGCGGAGATCCCGTACCCGCTCACCCAGGTGGTCAAGGACATCAACGCCGCTCTCGCCCGGCGCTCCTTCCGGCAGCGGCTCGACGACAACCTGGCCCGGGCCCTCAAGGAAGACCCCTGATGGGTCCCCTCGGCGCACTGGTCGACATCCGCCCGCTGCGGGGGCACCCCACCTTCCGCCGTCTGTGGCTGGGCACCACCGCGTCCGCCGCCTGGGGCGCAGCGTTGGCCGGAGTCGGCCTGAGCAGCCAACTCCCCGTCGTGCTCGCCCTGATCGCCCTCGCCGGCGCCGCCGACACCTGGTCCGTCGTGTCACGTGGCACCATCGTGCAGTCGTCGACGCCGGAAACCCACCGCGGACGAGTCGCCTCCCTCGAACACATCGTCGGCGCCGCCGGGCCACACCTCGGTGGCCTCCGCGCGGGACTGGTCGCGACGGGGGCGTCCGGCGGCACCGCTCTGCTCGTGGGCGGGCTCACCTGCCTCGCCGGAGTGGGGCTGGTCTCCGCGATCGCTCCCCAACTCCGCCGCTTCACGATCACCCGGCAGGCTCCAGCCCGAGCCGAGGCCCACGTGTGACAGCCACGCGGAACGGCGCCGGGGTCGCCACCCCGGCCTCAGCGCCCGGCGCCAACCCGCCTCAGCGCCGGGCGCCGCCCGGTCGGTCCCGGCCGGTCCCGGGAGCCCGGTGACCGATGCGCGGAGCCCGTACCACCGTGGCGCTGCCCGCACCTGAGCGGAAGTCCCGCGCCGCGCCGGCAACCATCTCGTCGGGGTCGCGGCCGAGCGCCTGCCGGATGTGCGGCGGAACCAGCTCCGACGTCGCCATCGCCATCCGCACCTGTACCGAACGGTCGTCGACCAGGCGTCGCAGGTCCGCCTCGTCCAGCTCGACGGCGAGCACCAGCGCGACCCGGACGTCCACCACGGGATCCTGGGCGAGCGCGCTGCGCTGGGCGGTGGTGGTCCGCGGGTTGCGGGCGAGCCCCTTGCGTACGCGCGCGGTGCGATCGGCCATCAGCATGGTGATCACGTCGGGGTCGTGGGTGTGGGTGGCGAGTCTCTCCCGCACCTCGGGTGAGACGTCGTCGGCCAGCCGCGCGGCCAGCTCGTGCTCCAGTTCGCGCGTCTCCGCGAGGAGACCGCGAAGCTCCTTGTCGGGAGCCTCCGCCATCACCCGGCGAATCGACTCGTTGCAGGCCGGGTTACCGGCGACCGCCCAGCGGACCCACCGGTCGGCGTCCTTGACGAGCAGCAGGAGGTTGCCGATCGAGGTCGAGGGGTTCCTCGCCACGGCCTCCCGGACATCACGGTCACGGTCCCGGGTCAGCGGTCGCAGTGCCTGCGCGGGCGCGTCGGTGCGGCTCGCCACCGCCTTGCGGACCACGGCCGACGGATCGGACGCCAGGTCGATGAGGGTCATCTGTGGCGTCGCGGGGTCCTGTGCGACGGCGAGTCGCGCGTCGACGCTGCCACCCGCCGCATCGTCCGCGCCGGCACCTGACCCACTGTGACGGTCGGTTCCGCCGGTGTCCTGCTGTCTGCCCATGACGGAATCATGTCACGGGCCGACAGGGTCACCGCGTCACGCGCAGGGCTTCCGCCCGCA encodes:
- a CDS encoding DUF2804 domain-containing protein, giving the protein MTHENEITEPVDLCLAGGRLNPAAVGWSRRPLHRANLRGWGRNKRWEYWGVVTPTHVVGLVASSLDYAGVHSLYVLDRTTKVEIDRGAVVPLARGTTFPPVSGAGAVRARGGGLSIDIDQEAAGTTIRASAPGLEVDLVVPLPAGHESLGVVVPWSTRRFQYTVKDLGRPVRGTLRIDQVRHAVAEADSFAVLDHGRGRWPYAVRWNWAAGSGPGRAIQLGGRWTDGTGSTENGVFVDGRLHKIGDELRWAYDRADWLRPWRIDGERVAVRFHPFHEKVSRTNFGVLANETHQCFGHFTGWAAADDGERIDLDGLVGWAEEARNRW
- a CDS encoding MFS transporter, translated to MGPLGALVDIRPLRGHPTFRRLWLGTTASAAWGAALAGVGLSSQLPVVLALIALAGAADTWSVVSRGTIVQSSTPETHRGRVASLEHIVGAAGPHLGGLRAGLVATGASGGTALLVGGLTCLAGVGLVSAIAPQLRRFTITRQAPARAEAHV
- a CDS encoding Gfo/Idh/MocA family protein, translated to MSHGPQVAVIGGGAFGVRHVAAYQALGIRVDALVDPDAATRHRVAARHDVPRTFATVAELLDAGAPDAASVCVPGSAHRAVAVDLITAGVPVLVEKPLAATVADAAAIVAAAEAYGVLCQPGHILRYSPAHRALHDAVRAGRLGQVLAVSSRRDRPRTLTRLFPGEHPALLTAVHDIDLALWYAQSPVVQVRAAARTRPGSATPVLVWAELRHANGVVSSVRNSYLLPEDTPNHTADLVEVYGTDGIGHVDLAHPALLVQAERTEAPDWLLSPADGGGALAAEIRHFLRRLDGSEPTPVVPLADGLHVVQIAAAVVDSAAADGAPRRVPPSPSLTGASADDST
- a CDS encoding carbohydrate ABC transporter permease, translating into MTISTAPVPEPVAADKPTRSARRPPRPGRAREWWLGAVLVLPALVLAVMFKVVPLIRGVITSTESSSGFGGSSFAGADNYTRMLDDPMVLTSFRNALLVVATLPVWIVLPLVLALLIHQRSPGWKFFRAVYFVPYTIAPIVVGIMFRQILAPDGPLNALLRTVGLEPLAIQWLNGRYSALFSLVAVALWSFFGLGVMTYLAGLATIPEETLEAAYLDGAGFWRRLLSVVVPMLRPTVAYWSVLCASGVLIWLFPLIYALTQGGPGDATMLPEYLVFLTTFQFLDRGYGSAIGIALFVFVAVLSIFSVRHMFTEGTRKPR
- a CDS encoding M20 metallopeptidase family protein, with product MNRVTLEGDNVDGLVRLRRQLHQHPELRFTERQTAATLEGLLRPLGRIRTGIAGTGLALEIDGAASGPSVLLRADMDAYPVQDAKQQPYASRNPGVCHACGHDVHMTVAYGVAARLAADPPARGSVTLLFQPAEEIPFGADSGAAAVLAHEAFRDRRYAAVLGLHCWPDLPAGSLGVDRSTAMAAKDAFRVEVLGLAAHAATPALGRDAILGLTAMVTTLHAAVARARNPEELVAFNIGTISGGASQSQVADSAEATGTLRTHDPAVRERLKAVIERVTRQQAAALDLGVRFTWANEMPPVRNAAELVALAHAELPGIVDVVDLPVPPLTTDDFALLGALGPSLYVKLGVTGERGGAPLHSGAFDVDERCLVTGVAALERLTRAVLDGRLCADVADAVPAPAGAVDA
- a CDS encoding ABC transporter substrate-binding protein, which encodes MTRRRLAAGIVAAGMAAAALLTGCGGDDASSGPVTLKVLTWEPGGTEYWKQVKTSFEATHPDIKLDMQSVPFDKYPEVQGPYITSQSGPDVMANNAGLELFDRRGAYEPLGDKAAEINKDLVTYSGACEGFDTAKPCYGVPFSYQGNVLYYNKSILTAAGLDPEKPPATWTEFSAACDAVKKAGKTCLALGLSGTFPAYWDFPEIARSYLSEDDIRGLLAGTLSWKDPKLVAVLGKLAEITTKGWANSNAPSITMLPDGADIFQRGDAAFAGTIISDAVNWEAFGKALGDDKLGVTRWPAADPGAPLAQKFSGIEGAVYGVTKWSEKKQAGLEFITWLAGKENGELWVKHAKGQPLNKNVDKALLPSSPAFQKIQELVAEPTLHAGVMLSGPEADALARGWQQVSLGQLTVDKWAEQMQQALERSPTKKQGN
- a CDS encoding helix-turn-helix domain-containing protein, yielding MADGEGQPDNPDLLDSRWRPLWQMLHAMDQDIAQLYDQAGITGLRNRFVGPLIQLGRHGPMTIQELATAVEVTHSAMSQTAAAMRAAGFADSAEGSDGRTRRIRLSARGRELLPLLQAEWRATEATVRDLEAEIPYPLTQVVKDINAALARRSFRQRLDDNLARALKEDP
- a CDS encoding amidohydrolase family protein, with amino-acid sequence MRRADAHLHLFADGYPGRYGHSPAGGDELAVYQALRREHSIERALVVGYEGEPRFAGNNAHVARLAAAHDWIAAVAYVPPGGPAQAGEIARRLSRDFVGVAAYLPDESAAEAFTVWVTREAPALNHAGAVVSLNATPTATAGLGPALAGLDGCTVLFSHLGLPGERAGVPTRETVEAVLTPLARLARLPHVGVKVSGLYAVSRPAHAYPHHAARPFVDLLLDRFGPRRLYWGSDFSPSLDHVSFAQAADPIGLDGLSLGDRDAVLGGNLLRALGRQAAATGRQPSASTPQEGRLPSPS
- a CDS encoding MalY/PatB family protein is translated as MASPGPSADASATRNPLTLLTVDELRQRTSVKWRMYPPDVLPLWVAEMDVPLAPPVADALRRAVDLGDTGYAYGTAYAEALGDFAARRWGWHDFRVERTTLVPDVMMGVVEVLRLVTDPGDAVVLCSPVYPPFYAFVAHADRQVIEAPLGPDRRMDPAALDEAFRRARSHGRRPAFLLCNPHNPTGVVHRRDELETVAELADRHGVRVISDEIHAPLVLPGTHFTPYLTVAGAENAFALTSASKAWNLAGLKAALAVAGPRAVADLRRMPEEVSHGPSHLGVVAHTAAFRAGGPWLDLLLDGLDGNRTLLATLLAKHLPSVAHRRPEGTYLAWLDCTALGIATEQPDEPGVVSDVAGPARMFLDRARVALSSGHVFGTGGAGFVRLNFATSPAVLTEAVTRMGQAVEAHRSAPLPRSPG